A region of Lathyrus oleraceus cultivar Zhongwan6 unplaced genomic scaffold, CAAS_Psat_ZW6_1.0 chrUn0189, whole genome shotgun sequence DNA encodes the following proteins:
- the LOC127112632 gene encoding abscisic acid and environmental stress-inducible protein: MDSKIAILILGLMAMVLVISSEVSARDLTETSTNTKDDVVEKSDELNDAKYYGGGYNHGGGGGYNGGGGGYNHGGGGYNGGGGGYNHGGGGYNGGGGGYNHGGGGYNGGGGGYNHGGGGGYNHGGGGYNGGGGGYNHGGGGYRGGGGHGGSFNNGN, encoded by the exons ATGGATTCCAAAATAGCAATTCTCATCCTTGGCCTAATGGCCATGGTTCTTGTTATTTCCTCAGAGGTGTCAGCTAGGGACTTAACTGAGACTTCAACTAATACCAAAGATG ACGTTGTTGAAAAGTCAGATGAATTAAATGATGCCAAATATTACGGTGGAGGTTACAACCATGGTGGCGGCGGAGGTTACAACGGTGGTGGAGGAGGCTACAACCATGGTGGTGGTGGCTACAATGGTGGTGGAGGAGGATACAACCATGGAGGTGGTGGTTACAATGGTGGCGGAGGAGGATACAACCATGGAGGCGGTGGTTACAACGGTGGCGGTGGAGGATACAACCATGGTGGCGGAGGAGGATACAACCATGGAGGCGGTGGTTACAATGGTGGTGGAGGAGGCTACAACCATGGAGGTGGTGGTTATCGTGGTGGAGGTGGACATGGTGGTAGTTTCAACAATGGTAACTGA